A single window of Flagellimonas maritima DNA harbors:
- a CDS encoding DEAD/DEAH box helicase, which yields MEHLISRFPLEIEKAVGKKTLYDYQQEDLKKIFEHINKLPMGTNILYQLPTGGGKTVVFSEITRKYIQDTGKKVIVLTHRIELSRQTSKMLHGFGVANKIINSEVKELQDQDEYMCFVAMVETLNNRLQEEKITINNIGLVIIDEAHYNSFRKLFKYFEGSTILGVTATPLSSNIKLPMKDNYKHLIIGESIKSLIEKRFLAKANLYNYDVSLKTLKLGIHGDYTVKSSDELYGNHSMLGKLVSAYEDIAKGTKTLIFNNGINTSLYVYETFKKAGYDIRHLDNKNTATERREILDWFAKTPDAILTSVSILTTGFDEPSVQTIILNRATRSLTLYFQMIGRGSRILPDKDEFAVIDMGNNLARFGPWDSPLDWQEIFHFPDFYLENIKNDEEIERDFVYEMPEELRAKFSKSENITFNIKEAYKKVFAQGKKSKLVLEQSIEQHAQICVENSEDVFDARILAKELKEEIAYRVRQYSYCIMNNTKNYKEWLEEDYERKLRSSISKKFAAMM from the coding sequence TTGGAACATTTAATATCCCGTTTTCCTTTGGAGATAGAAAAAGCAGTAGGCAAAAAAACATTATACGATTACCAGCAAGAAGATCTAAAGAAGATTTTTGAACACATTAACAAACTCCCCATGGGCACCAACATTTTGTACCAGTTGCCCACTGGTGGAGGAAAAACTGTGGTTTTTTCTGAAATCACGAGAAAATATATACAAGATACGGGCAAAAAGGTCATCGTGCTTACCCATAGGATCGAACTGAGCAGGCAGACCTCTAAAATGCTTCATGGTTTTGGTGTGGCCAACAAGATTATTAACAGCGAAGTAAAAGAGTTACAGGATCAGGACGAGTATATGTGCTTTGTTGCCATGGTTGAGACTTTGAACAACAGGCTCCAAGAAGAAAAAATTACCATTAACAACATCGGACTGGTGATTATTGATGAAGCACATTACAATTCTTTCAGAAAACTCTTCAAATATTTTGAAGGTTCTACAATATTGGGCGTAACGGCTACCCCATTGAGCTCGAACATCAAGCTCCCCATGAAGGACAACTATAAGCATTTGATAATTGGGGAATCCATCAAATCATTGATTGAAAAGCGTTTTTTGGCCAAGGCAAATCTCTACAATTATGATGTTAGTCTTAAAACATTGAAACTTGGCATTCATGGTGATTATACCGTTAAATCCTCAGATGAGCTGTATGGCAACCATAGCATGTTGGGGAAACTGGTGTCTGCTTACGAAGATATAGCAAAAGGTACCAAAACATTGATTTTCAATAACGGAATCAATACCTCTTTATATGTTTATGAAACCTTTAAAAAAGCAGGTTATGACATCCGCCATTTAGACAATAAGAATACCGCCACGGAACGTAGGGAAATATTGGATTGGTTTGCCAAAACCCCGGATGCAATTTTAACATCTGTAAGTATTCTGACCACTGGTTTTGATGAGCCCAGTGTACAGACCATAATTCTCAACCGTGCCACACGGTCACTTACGCTATATTTTCAAATGATCGGTCGCGGGTCGCGGATTTTGCCTGACAAAGATGAATTTGCGGTAATTGATATGGGGAATAACCTCGCTAGGTTTGGACCTTGGGATTCTCCGTTGGATTGGCAGGAAATTTTCCATTTTCCGGATTTTTATTTGGAAAATATCAAGAACGATGAAGAGATAGAGCGTGATTTTGTATACGAAATGCCGGAAGAACTTAGGGCCAAGTTTAGTAAATCCGAAAACATTACCTTCAATATAAAGGAAGCGTACAAAAAAGTTTTTGCACAAGGAAAAAAATCGAAATTGGTGCTGGAGCAAAGCATTGAACAACACGCCCAAATCTGTGTAGAAAACAGTGAGGATGTTTTTGATGCCCGTATTTTGGCCAAGGAACTAAAAGAAGAAATTGCTTATAGAGTTCGCCAATATTCCTATTGCATCATGAACAACACCAAAAATTACAAAGAATGGTTAGAGGAAGACTACGAGCGTAAATTGCGCTCCAGTATTTCCAAAAAATTTGCGGCAATGATGTAA
- a CDS encoding sigma-70 family RNA polymerase sigma factor: MRQLKIIKQVTNRESKSLDKYLQDISKIDLITAQEEVELAQRIRDGDQLALEKLTNANLRFVVSVAKQYQNQGLTLPDLINEGNVGLVKAAKRFDETRGFKFISYAVWWIRQSILQALAEQSRVVRLPLNKIGSINKIKKTFSYLEQAHERPPSAEEIAKELDMTVTEVKQSLKNTGRHVSMDAPLKEGETSSLYDVMNSSESPKPDKELMHQSLNTEINRALETLSPREADVVRLYYGIGDQQSMTLEEIGSTFDLTRERVRQIREKAIRKLRHTSKSKILKSYLG; encoded by the coding sequence ATGAGGCAGCTTAAAATTATCAAGCAGGTTACCAATCGAGAATCAAAATCCTTGGACAAGTACCTTCAAGATATCAGTAAAATAGATTTGATAACTGCCCAAGAAGAAGTTGAACTCGCACAGCGGATAAGAGATGGGGACCAATTGGCTTTGGAGAAATTGACCAATGCCAACCTAAGGTTTGTCGTATCAGTGGCAAAACAGTATCAAAATCAAGGATTGACACTACCCGATCTTATCAATGAAGGCAATGTTGGTTTAGTAAAAGCTGCCAAACGTTTTGATGAAACACGAGGGTTTAAGTTTATCTCCTATGCGGTTTGGTGGATCAGGCAGTCCATTCTACAAGCTCTGGCAGAGCAATCCAGGGTAGTCCGACTTCCTTTGAACAAAATAGGTTCCATCAACAAAATAAAAAAGACATTCTCTTATCTGGAACAAGCGCATGAAAGACCCCCTTCTGCAGAGGAAATTGCAAAAGAACTGGATATGACGGTAACCGAGGTAAAACAATCCCTAAAAAATACGGGCAGACATGTATCTATGGACGCCCCCTTAAAGGAGGGAGAAACATCCAGTTTATACGATGTCATGAATTCCAGTGAATCGCCCAAACCGGATAAAGAGCTAATGCACCAATCCTTGAATACAGAAATCAATAGGGCATTGGAAACACTTTCTCCACGTGAGGCAGATGTAGTTCGTTTGTATTATGGTATCGGTGACCAGCAATCCATGACACTAGAAGAGATTGGGAGTACTTTTGACCTTACCAGAGAACGTGTTAGACAAATACGGGAAAAGGCCATTAGAAAATTAAGGCATACATCAAAAAGTAAGATTTTAAAATCCTACTTGGGTTAA
- a CDS encoding dipeptidase, protein MRYFYLVCFTILLFSCAEKTPKKTETLKEKAKRIHDKVITVDTHNDINVKNFTDSINYTQNLDTQINLPKMVEGGLDVTWLIVYTGQDSLNAEGYAKASDNAIAKFEAIHRLCEEYAPDKIELALTSDDVRRIDSIGKKVAMIGVENAYPIGEDLSKFEEYHKRGARYISLSHNGHSQFCDSNTGEKDSIWLHNGLSDLGIKAVEEMNRLGIMIDISHPSKESMKQMIAVSEAPIIASHSSARALCDHSRNLDDEQLMLLKENGGVVQTVAFSSYLKTDKHDARAAYMKKIHEQIADSLEIDWYERSQFSSLTDEQLTEFMTNYRKVKKMGDEMAAKDENAPEAVNVSDFVDHIDYMVELIGIDHVGISSDFDGGGGIEGWSDASETFNVTHELVKRGYTEEDIAKLWGENLLRVLDEVQEIATAKN, encoded by the coding sequence ATGAGATATTTCTACTTAGTGTGTTTTACAATTCTATTATTTTCTTGTGCCGAAAAGACACCAAAAAAAACAGAAACCTTGAAAGAAAAAGCAAAACGTATTCATGATAAAGTGATTACCGTTGATACCCACAATGACATCAACGTCAAGAATTTTACGGACAGTATCAACTATACCCAGAATCTTGATACGCAGATAAATCTCCCAAAAATGGTCGAAGGTGGTTTGGATGTTACTTGGTTGATAGTGTATACAGGTCAAGACTCCTTGAATGCTGAGGGATATGCCAAAGCTTCTGATAACGCAATTGCCAAGTTTGAAGCCATACATAGGCTTTGTGAAGAATATGCGCCTGATAAGATCGAGCTGGCATTGACCTCAGACGATGTTAGGCGAATAGATTCAATCGGTAAAAAGGTAGCCATGATAGGTGTTGAAAATGCTTATCCTATAGGTGAAGACCTATCCAAATTTGAAGAATACCACAAGCGCGGTGCCAGATATATTTCACTTTCCCACAACGGCCATAGCCAATTTTGTGATTCCAATACAGGGGAAAAAGACAGTATCTGGTTACACAATGGCCTAAGTGATTTGGGGATAAAGGCCGTGGAAGAAATGAACAGGTTGGGAATTATGATAGATATCTCCCATCCCTCCAAAGAATCGATGAAACAGATGATAGCCGTTTCAGAAGCTCCTATTATTGCATCCCATTCGTCTGCAAGGGCACTTTGCGACCATAGTAGAAATCTGGATGATGAGCAACTGATGCTGCTCAAAGAAAATGGTGGTGTTGTACAAACAGTTGCATTCAGTTCGTATTTAAAAACGGATAAGCATGATGCAAGGGCTGCTTATATGAAAAAAATCCATGAGCAAATTGCTGATTCTTTAGAAATTGATTGGTATGAACGTTCACAATTTTCCTCATTGACGGATGAACAGCTTACGGAGTTTATGACAAACTATCGCAAGGTAAAAAAAATGGGGGATGAGATGGCAGCAAAGGATGAAAATGCTCCAGAAGCTGTAAATGTATCAGACTTTGTGGACCATATCGATTACATGGTAGAGCTTATAGGTATAGACCATGTTGGTATCAGCTCAGATTTTGATGGTGGAGGTGGTATTGAAGGTTGGTCAGACGCCTCCGAAACATTCAATGTGACCCATGAGTTGGTAAAACGTGGATATACTGAAGAAGATATTGCAAAGCTTTGGGGTGAAAATCTATTACGGGTGTTGGACGAAGTACAGGAGATTGCTACTGCTAAGAATTAA